From the Aquitalea magnusonii genome, one window contains:
- a CDS encoding NADPH-dependent 2,4-dienoyl-CoA reductase → MTAYPHLLAPLDLGFTTLKNRVLMGSMHTGLEEAPGGFDKMAAFYAERARGGVGLIVTGGVGPNAEGCVAEGASMLADEQHVPDHRKVTDAVHAAGGKIALQILHSGRYSFQEKCVSASPLIAPINFYRPRELSDTEVWQTIADFARCARLAQQAGYDGVEVMGSEGYLINQFIARATNKRTDDWGGSFENRIRFAIETVKAVRAAVGSDFIIIYRLSMLDLVQDGSSWDEVVQLAQEIERAGASIINTGIGWHEARVPTIATMVPRGGFAWVTKKLMGKVNIPLITTNRINTPEVAEDILASGCADMVSMARPFLADPDFVNKAAAGKGDEINTCIGCNQACLDHIFQGKLTSCLVNPRACRETELNYTPALQRKKIAVVGAGPAGLACATVAAERGHQVTLFDAAGEIGGQFNVAKRIPGKEEFHETLRYFDRRLAATGVTLQLNTRADAAMLRDFDEVVLATGIAPRLPQIDGIDHPKVLNYLDVLKHGKPVGKRVAIIGAGGIGFDTAEFLTHEGKSTSLDVAAFMQEWGVDMQVAHPGGLSPQGPQPHASPREVYLLQRKQSKVGDGLGKTTGWIHRASLQMKKVKMLSGVSYQKIDDAGLHVVIKDEPQVLAVDNVIICAGQDPLRELQQPLLDAGKTVHLIGGADVAAELDAKRAIRQGSELAASL, encoded by the coding sequence ATGACTGCATATCCGCATTTGCTGGCCCCGCTGGACCTTGGCTTTACCACGCTGAAAAACCGCGTGTTGATGGGCTCCATGCACACCGGCCTGGAAGAAGCGCCCGGTGGCTTTGACAAGATGGCCGCCTTCTACGCCGAACGCGCCCGTGGTGGTGTCGGCCTGATCGTGACCGGCGGGGTGGGACCGAATGCGGAAGGCTGTGTAGCCGAAGGGGCTTCCATGCTGGCCGATGAACAGCACGTGCCGGACCACCGCAAGGTGACCGATGCCGTGCATGCCGCAGGTGGCAAGATCGCGCTGCAGATCCTGCACTCCGGTCGCTACAGCTTTCAGGAAAAATGCGTGTCGGCCTCGCCGCTGATTGCGCCCATCAACTTCTACCGCCCGCGTGAATTGAGCGACACCGAGGTGTGGCAAACCATTGCCGACTTCGCCCGCTGCGCCAGGCTGGCCCAGCAAGCCGGTTACGATGGCGTCGAGGTGATGGGGTCGGAAGGCTATCTGATCAACCAGTTCATCGCCCGTGCCACCAACAAGCGCACCGATGACTGGGGCGGCAGCTTTGAAAACCGCATCCGCTTCGCCATCGAAACGGTCAAGGCCGTGCGTGCCGCGGTGGGCAGCGATTTCATCATCATCTACCGCCTGTCCATGCTGGACCTGGTGCAGGACGGCAGCAGCTGGGACGAGGTGGTGCAACTGGCGCAGGAGATCGAACGCGCCGGCGCCAGCATCATCAATACCGGCATCGGCTGGCACGAAGCCCGTGTCCCCACCATTGCCACCATGGTGCCGCGTGGTGGCTTTGCCTGGGTCACCAAAAAGCTGATGGGCAAGGTGAACATTCCGCTGATCACCACCAACCGCATCAACACCCCGGAAGTGGCGGAAGACATCCTGGCCAGCGGCTGTGCCGACATGGTGTCGATGGCGCGCCCCTTCCTGGCCGACCCGGATTTCGTCAACAAGGCGGCAGCCGGCAAGGGCGATGAAATCAACACCTGCATCGGCTGCAATCAGGCCTGTCTCGACCACATCTTCCAGGGCAAGCTCACCAGCTGTCTGGTGAACCCGCGTGCCTGTCGCGAAACCGAACTCAATTACACCCCGGCGCTGCAGCGCAAGAAGATTGCCGTGGTGGGGGCCGGCCCGGCAGGCCTGGCCTGTGCCACCGTTGCCGCCGAACGCGGCCATCAGGTGACGCTGTTCGATGCCGCAGGCGAAATCGGCGGCCAGTTCAATGTGGCCAAGCGCATTCCGGGCAAGGAAGAATTCCATGAAACCCTGCGTTATTTCGACCGCCGTCTGGCCGCGACCGGCGTGACTTTGCAACTGAACACCCGCGCCGATGCCGCCATGCTGCGCGACTTCGACGAGGTGGTACTGGCCACCGGCATTGCGCCGCGCCTGCCGCAGATCGACGGCATCGACCACCCCAAGGTGCTCAATTACCTGGACGTGCTCAAGCATGGCAAGCCGGTGGGCAAGCGTGTCGCCATCATCGGTGCCGGTGGCATCGGTTTTGATACCGCGGAATTCCTCACTCATGAAGGCAAGTCCACCTCGCTGGACGTGGCAGCCTTCATGCAGGAATGGGGCGTGGACATGCAGGTGGCACACCCCGGTGGCCTCAGCCCGCAAGGCCCGCAGCCGCATGCCAGCCCGCGTGAGGTTTACCTGTTGCAACGCAAGCAAAGCAAGGTGGGGGATGGCTTGGGCAAGACCACCGGCTGGATTCATCGCGCCAGCCTGCAAATGAAAAAGGTGAAGATGCTGTCCGGCGTCAGCTATCAGAAGATCGACGATGCCGGCCTGCATGTCGTCATCAAGGACGAGCCGCAAGTGCTGGCCGTGGATAACGTCATCATCTGTGCCGGTCAGGACCCGCTGCGCGAATTGCAGCAACCACTGCTGGATGCCGGCAAAACCGTACACCTGATTGGCGGTGCTGATGTGGCGGCCGAACTGGATGCCAAGCGCGCCATTCGCCAGGGCAGCGAGCTGGCGGCCAGTCTCTGA
- a CDS encoding non-ribosomal peptide synthetase, with translation MTGDERYDEHEAASAEQIRLLLQGGLPREDAAPEPMQQDNTAFTLTDIQYAYLIGRNPGLELGGIASAFYQEWEVEALDLARLEQALASTVERHAVLRTAIRDGGEQAVVVAAPNCRIALTDTRTWDKAARMRHLDAERQRMRHTMLPLNQASPFEIRASLLEDGVTRLHLLFDLMLLDLRSVRIVMRDWWRAYSGQPQAALPAHATFASYRAAEAARQTGPWGTLDRQYWLNRLDAMSAAPELPLDASPEHLTPPHTVRASRELSAHKLAALRDVAARRGLTAESLMLGIYVETLRQWSKQQSFTLTLTTFGRRPHFDGVADIAGNFLQPLLLPITAEAGESFAERLAKVQTDLLCHRWHAGYSGIQLLREQARQQGQRVSGSPIVFSNMLDADLNELVEEGGWPGARMVYERNQTPQVWLENQLTRDGDIVRVNWNHVDGLFPAGMVEDMLDCYMALLARCLDDEKVWSVRGAVTALPAADLMERERANATETPLPLALLHELVLQRASSQANAVAVQQGDISMSFGELARRAGAIAQAIHSQTEVKPGEIIAVSLPQGPELIAAILGTLIAGAAYVAIDPTLPAERRQSLLHRCAPRALLSRGDIHPQETHTALPRINVEGVPAAEAWPEAASLQSLDDLAYVIFTSGSTGEPKGVMISHRNAANTVLDINRRFSVNRDDAVFSVAPAGFDLSVYDYFGVLAAGGRVVFQDAANANDPQAWCQTLIQHRVTIWNSVPAPVKALADRCGDVLAQTVLRLVLMSGDWIPIDLPGRIRECLPAVELISLGGATEGSIWSICHPIERVDPSWTSIPYGKPLANQRFHVLNDWLAPCPKWVTGELYIAGCGVAQGYLADAEKTAQRFIADPYSGERLYKTGDLGRYLADGVIEILGREDNQVKINGYRVELGEVEACLLEHPEANHVVLDAPRHTKTGQRHLVAYVAAKTPPQGDADWQTLLDGLRELASKQLPSYMVPSYLVPVDEMPLTANGKINRAALPPPWQEHDEAEASAEPAGTLENELLALWRKQLRHEDFGVTDGFFDIGGDSLHAVGLLSALRDRYAPCATATR, from the coding sequence ATGACAGGAGACGAGCGGTACGATGAGCACGAAGCCGCCAGCGCGGAGCAAATCCGCTTACTGTTGCAGGGTGGGTTGCCACGAGAGGACGCCGCTCCAGAGCCGATGCAGCAGGACAATACTGCCTTCACGCTGACCGATATCCAGTATGCCTACCTGATAGGCCGCAACCCCGGCCTGGAACTGGGGGGCATTGCCAGCGCCTTCTATCAGGAGTGGGAGGTGGAAGCGCTTGACCTGGCGCGCCTGGAGCAGGCCTTGGCCAGCACGGTGGAGCGCCATGCCGTGTTGCGGACAGCAATCCGCGACGGCGGCGAGCAGGCCGTAGTGGTGGCCGCGCCCAACTGTCGCATAGCCTTGACCGACACGCGCACCTGGGACAAGGCGGCGCGCATGCGTCATCTGGACGCGGAACGGCAACGCATGCGCCATACCATGCTGCCTTTGAATCAGGCTTCGCCGTTTGAGATCCGGGCATCCTTGCTGGAGGATGGCGTAACCCGGCTGCATCTATTGTTCGATCTGATGTTGCTGGATCTACGCAGCGTGCGCATCGTCATGCGGGACTGGTGGCGCGCCTATTCCGGCCAACCACAGGCGGCGTTGCCGGCACACGCCACCTTCGCCAGCTATCGCGCGGCTGAAGCGGCACGGCAAACCGGTCCCTGGGGCACACTCGATCGCCAATACTGGCTGAACCGACTGGACGCGATGAGCGCCGCGCCGGAGCTGCCGCTGGACGCCTCCCCCGAGCATCTGACGCCGCCGCATACGGTTCGCGCTAGCCGCGAGTTGAGCGCGCACAAGCTGGCCGCCTTGCGCGACGTGGCTGCCCGCAGGGGTCTGACCGCTGAGAGCCTGATGCTGGGCATCTACGTGGAAACCTTGCGCCAGTGGTCCAAGCAGCAGTCGTTCACGTTGACACTGACAACGTTTGGCCGCCGACCGCACTTCGATGGCGTAGCCGATATCGCGGGCAACTTTCTACAACCGCTGCTGCTACCGATCACCGCCGAGGCGGGCGAAAGCTTTGCCGAGCGGCTGGCCAAGGTGCAAACCGATTTGCTCTGCCACCGCTGGCATGCCGGTTACAGCGGCATCCAGTTGTTGCGCGAACAGGCGCGCCAACAGGGCCAGCGCGTATCCGGTTCGCCGATAGTGTTCAGCAATATGCTGGACGCCGACCTGAACGAGCTGGTGGAGGAAGGCGGCTGGCCAGGCGCGCGCATGGTGTACGAACGCAACCAGACGCCGCAGGTATGGCTGGAAAACCAACTGACACGAGACGGGGACATCGTGCGCGTGAACTGGAACCATGTGGATGGCTTGTTCCCCGCGGGTATGGTCGAGGACATGCTCGATTGCTATATGGCCTTGTTGGCGCGCTGCCTTGACGACGAGAAGGTATGGTCGGTCCGCGGCGCGGTGACGGCGCTGCCGGCGGCGGACCTGATGGAGCGCGAGCGCGCCAACGCCACGGAAACGCCACTGCCGCTGGCCCTGCTGCATGAGCTGGTTCTGCAACGCGCCAGCAGCCAGGCCAACGCGGTGGCAGTGCAACAGGGCGACATCAGTATGAGCTTTGGCGAGCTGGCCCGCCGCGCCGGCGCGATCGCGCAAGCCATCCACAGCCAGACCGAGGTGAAGCCTGGCGAGATAATAGCGGTATCGCTGCCGCAAGGGCCGGAGCTGATCGCCGCCATCCTGGGCACGCTGATTGCCGGCGCTGCCTACGTCGCAATAGACCCGACCTTGCCGGCAGAGCGCCGTCAGAGCCTATTGCACCGCTGCGCCCCGCGCGCGCTGCTGAGCCGCGGCGACATCCACCCGCAAGAAACGCACACGGCGCTGCCGCGCATTAATGTCGAAGGCGTGCCGGCAGCTGAGGCCTGGCCGGAGGCAGCCTCACTACAGTCGCTGGATGATCTGGCCTACGTGATCTTCACCTCCGGCTCCACCGGCGAGCCCAAGGGCGTGATGATCAGTCACCGCAACGCCGCCAATACTGTGCTCGACATCAACCGCCGCTTTAGCGTGAACCGCGACGATGCGGTGTTCTCAGTGGCGCCGGCCGGCTTCGATTTGTCCGTCTACGACTACTTCGGCGTACTGGCGGCCGGCGGCCGCGTGGTGTTCCAGGATGCCGCCAACGCAAACGATCCACAGGCTTGGTGCCAGACGCTGATACAGCACAGGGTGACGATCTGGAACAGCGTGCCTGCACCGGTCAAGGCGCTGGCCGATCGCTGCGGAGATGTGCTGGCACAGACAGTGCTGCGGCTGGTGTTGATGAGCGGGGACTGGATTCCCATCGACCTGCCTGGCCGGATACGCGAATGCCTGCCGGCGGTGGAGCTAATCAGCCTCGGCGGCGCAACCGAAGGTTCGATCTGGTCCATCTGCCACCCAATCGAGCGGGTGGATCCGTCTTGGACCAGCATCCCCTACGGCAAACCGCTGGCCAACCAGCGCTTCCATGTGCTGAACGACTGGCTGGCCCCATGCCCGAAGTGGGTGACCGGCGAGCTTTATATCGCGGGCTGCGGCGTGGCCCAAGGTTATCTGGCCGATGCCGAAAAGACCGCGCAACGCTTCATCGCCGATCCGTACAGCGGCGAGCGCTTATATAAGACGGGGGATCTGGGCCGTTATCTGGCAGACGGCGTGATCGAAATCCTGGGCCGTGAGGACAACCAGGTGAAGATCAACGGCTACCGGGTAGAGCTAGGTGAGGTCGAGGCCTGCCTGCTGGAACACCCGGAGGCCAATCATGTGGTGCTGGACGCGCCGCGCCACACCAAAACCGGCCAGCGCCACCTGGTCGCCTATGTGGCGGCGAAGACGCCGCCGCAGGGCGACGCCGATTGGCAAACGTTGCTGGATGGGCTGCGCGAGCTGGCCAGCAAGCAACTGCCATCGTATATGGTGCCCAGCTACCTGGTGCCGGTGGACGAGATGCCGCTGACCGCCAATGGCAAGATCAACCGCGCGGCCTTGCCACCGCCGTGGCAGGAGCACGACGAGGCGGAGGCCAGTGCCGAGCCGGCAGGCACACTGGAAAACGAGCTGCTGGCGCTGTGGCGCAAGCAACTCCGGCATGAAGACTTTGGCGTGACGGACGGCTTTTTCGATATCGGAGGCGATTCGCTGCACGCGGTGGGCTTGCTCAGCGCCCTGCGCGACCGCTACGCGCCCTGCGCGACCGCTACGCGCTGA
- a CDS encoding transposase translates to MRTQRFALEFKGEVVTPLSERGYAVAAVCARFGVSSHSPYKWVKALSPGNLEKQAAELIEAKRERFRLNQIPCFFGDHHGH, encoded by the coding sequence ATGAGGACCCAGCGCTTCGCCCTTGAATTCAAAGGAGAAGTCGTGACACCGCTCTCAGAGCGGGGCTACGCTGTTGCCGCGGTTTGCGCTCGGTTTGGGGTTTCCAGCCACAGCCCGTACAAATGGGTGAAAGCGCTCAGCCCAGGTAATTTGGAGAAACAAGCTGCCGAGCTGATTGAGGCCAAAAGAGAGCGCTTTCGCCTGAATCAAATACCCTGTTTCTTTGGGGACCATCATGGTCACTAA
- a CDS encoding acyl-CoA dehydrogenase family protein — MSTTQLDPFRRHCRDFLAQAATPQVAQWEAQGRVDRDFWEQAGAAGLLGIGVSRELGGRGERDFRYPMVLIEELIRAGMSVPGLVSHNDVIASYILTLGTPEQKQRWLPALCSGRAIGAIAITEPHAGSDTNALTTRAERQGDRYELNGGKAYITNGHNADLVVVAAKTADPQRGQGISLLVVERGAEGFSRGPLRAKLGWHASDTTDLFFEHCLVPADNLLGRENLGSFYFMTAMIRERLSISTVAVASMEMALEQTLAYAKARTVFGQPVGSFQHNRFTLAKLDTETRIARLYLDDAITRFNAGALSLVDAARLKLWVTELQSKVADRCLQLHGAAGYMDGSDIGKNWVNSRVQQIYGGTSEVLHELISKSMGL; from the coding sequence ATGAGTACGACACAGCTGGACCCATTTCGGCGGCATTGCCGTGATTTCCTGGCGCAAGCTGCCACGCCGCAGGTGGCTCAGTGGGAAGCCCAGGGACGGGTGGACCGCGACTTCTGGGAGCAGGCCGGCGCGGCTGGCTTGCTAGGCATCGGCGTCAGCCGCGAGCTGGGTGGCCGCGGCGAGCGCGACTTCCGCTACCCCATGGTCCTGATCGAGGAACTGATCCGCGCGGGCATGAGCGTACCGGGACTGGTGTCGCACAACGATGTGATCGCCAGCTACATCCTGACCCTGGGCACGCCGGAGCAGAAGCAACGCTGGTTGCCGGCGCTGTGCTCCGGTCGCGCCATCGGCGCGATCGCGATTACCGAGCCACACGCCGGTTCCGACACCAATGCACTGACGACCCGCGCCGAGCGCCAAGGCGATCGCTATGAGCTGAATGGCGGCAAGGCCTATATCACCAACGGCCATAACGCCGATCTGGTGGTGGTGGCGGCGAAGACGGCCGATCCCCAGCGCGGCCAGGGCATCAGCCTGCTGGTGGTGGAGCGCGGCGCGGAAGGTTTCAGCCGCGGGCCCTTGCGCGCCAAGCTGGGCTGGCATGCCAGCGACACCACCGATCTGTTCTTTGAGCATTGCCTGGTGCCGGCGGACAACCTGCTGGGGCGGGAGAACCTGGGCAGCTTCTATTTCATGACGGCGATGATACGCGAGCGGCTGAGCATCTCCACCGTGGCGGTGGCCAGCATGGAAATGGCCTTGGAGCAAACCCTGGCCTATGCCAAGGCGAGAACTGTGTTTGGCCAGCCGGTGGGCAGTTTCCAGCACAACCGCTTCACGCTGGCCAAGCTGGATACCGAAACCCGCATCGCCCGCCTGTATCTGGACGATGCCATTACGCGTTTCAATGCCGGCGCGCTCAGCCTGGTGGACGCGGCGAGGCTCAAGCTATGGGTGACCGAACTACAAAGCAAGGTCGCGGATCGCTGCCTGCAACTGCATGGCGCTGCCGGCTATATGGACGGATCCGACATTGGCAAAAACTGGGTCAACAGCCGGGTACAGCAGATATACGGTGGTACCAGCGAGGTGCTGCATGAGCTGATTAGCAAATCAATGGGATTGTGA
- a CDS encoding GMC family oxidoreductase, which yields MTSGGEFDFIVVGGGSAGCVMAARLSENGRHRVLLLEAGPASDVAREDSPLRDASRLVLSGYNWDYQAHLRSDGERGARRRPFAYSLGKVMGGSSAINGAVALRAFPSDFAAWEHMGCPTWSWDKVLPWFRKMEQDVDRADAWHGSDGPLRLRRPATGEIHPLDQAFAWSCQRQGIPYSDDLNLGEDPAVGLVPANVRGQAERMDVYRAYLQPAQRRANLTVATDAEVARIVLEECRACGVDAVVDGRRLRYWARQVVLCAGAIGTAALLQRSGVGDPAQLAQAGIPLRAALPAVGRNLTDHASLVLWALPKPGVCVRGLPWRQVAARACSGYDHKVDVQIGLLNNVASKTVPSFQERVAYPMLVGGSIMLMRPRARGAVQVLSDDPAQLPRIDLPLSDDEDIARLAGGVRLLWRVLKDPLVSCYLDGVQFWCESMIDNPAVVVSAVRNLVNPGWHAAGTVRMGPASDAGCAAGEDGAVHGLDRLTVADASLFPTIPSMPTNLTTIMLAERLAATLLDKELA from the coding sequence ATGACGAGCGGCGGTGAGTTCGACTTCATCGTGGTAGGCGGCGGGTCTGCCGGCTGCGTGATGGCGGCGCGGCTGTCGGAAAACGGCAGGCACCGCGTGCTGCTGCTGGAGGCTGGACCGGCCTCCGACGTGGCGCGCGAAGACAGCCCCTTGCGCGACGCCTCACGCCTGGTGCTAAGCGGCTACAACTGGGACTACCAAGCCCATCTGCGCAGCGATGGCGAGCGCGGCGCACGACGGAGGCCGTTTGCCTATAGCCTGGGCAAGGTAATGGGCGGATCGTCCGCCATCAATGGCGCGGTGGCGCTCAGGGCCTTCCCCAGCGACTTCGCCGCCTGGGAGCACATGGGGTGCCCGACTTGGTCTTGGGACAAGGTTCTGCCGTGGTTCCGCAAGATGGAGCAGGATGTGGACCGCGCCGACGCATGGCACGGCAGCGATGGCCCGCTGAGGCTCCGCCGACCAGCCACGGGCGAGATTCATCCGCTGGATCAGGCATTTGCCTGGTCCTGCCAGCGCCAAGGCATACCTTATTCCGATGACCTTAACCTGGGCGAAGACCCGGCGGTGGGCCTGGTGCCGGCTAATGTGCGCGGCCAGGCCGAGCGGATGGACGTCTATCGCGCCTATCTGCAGCCGGCGCAGCGCCGCGCCAATCTCACGGTGGCGACGGACGCCGAGGTCGCGCGCATCGTGCTCGAGGAGTGCCGCGCTTGCGGTGTCGACGCGGTGGTCGATGGCCGGCGCTTACGCTATTGGGCGCGCCAAGTGGTGTTGTGCGCGGGAGCGATCGGCACGGCGGCCTTGCTGCAGCGCTCCGGAGTGGGCGATCCGGCACAACTGGCGCAGGCCGGTATTCCGCTGCGCGCGGCCTTGCCTGCGGTGGGCCGCAACCTGACCGATCACGCCTCTCTGGTGCTGTGGGCCTTGCCCAAGCCCGGCGTATGCGTGCGGGGGCTGCCATGGCGCCAAGTGGCAGCCCGCGCCTGCAGCGGTTACGACCACAAGGTGGATGTGCAGATCGGCCTGTTGAACAACGTGGCCAGCAAGACCGTGCCCAGCTTCCAGGAGCGGGTGGCTTACCCGATGCTGGTAGGCGGCTCGATCATGCTGATGCGCCCCAGGGCGCGGGGTGCGGTACAGGTACTGAGCGATGATCCGGCCCAGCTACCGCGGATAGACCTGCCCTTGAGTGACGACGAGGACATCGCCAGGCTGGCCGGCGGGGTGAGGCTGCTATGGCGAGTGCTGAAAGATCCTCTGGTGTCCTGCTATCTGGACGGCGTGCAGTTTTGGTGCGAATCCATGATAGACAACCCGGCAGTAGTGGTCAGCGCGGTGCGCAACCTGGTCAATCCCGGCTGGCATGCCGCCGGCACGGTAAGAATGGGGCCGGCATCGGACGCCGGCTGCGCAGCAGGAGAGGATGGCGCGGTGCATGGGCTGGACCGCCTGACAGTGGCGGATGCCTCGCTGTTCCCGACCATTCCGTCCATGCCCACCAATCTGACCACCATCATGCTGGCGGAGCGACTGGCCGCGACGCTACTGGACAAGGAGCTGGCATGA
- a CDS encoding TlpA family protein disulfide reductase, whose product MNLTSLRATLLAALLCLLPLAASAAPTLAQTRFTDQSGSSVSLRAYQGKVVLVNFWATWCSPCREEMPMLNALRERLAPKGVEVVGVALDNKTETYNFARQLKINYPIVLGDSDTLSLLRSLGNPAGALPYSIILDRNGKQVGSLLGRLNEKNLEDTLRHFL is encoded by the coding sequence ATGAACCTGACATCCTTGCGCGCCACGCTGTTGGCCGCCCTGCTCTGCCTGCTGCCACTGGCTGCCAGCGCCGCGCCCACGCTGGCGCAAACCCGCTTCACCGACCAGAGCGGCAGTTCGGTGTCCTTACGTGCCTATCAGGGCAAGGTGGTGCTGGTGAACTTCTGGGCCACCTGGTGCAGCCCCTGCCGCGAAGAAATGCCCATGCTCAATGCGCTGCGCGAGCGTCTGGCGCCCAAGGGTGTGGAGGTAGTGGGCGTGGCGCTGGACAACAAGACCGAGACCTATAACTTTGCCCGCCAGCTGAAAATCAACTACCCCATCGTGCTGGGCGACAGCGACACCCTCAGCCTGCTGCGCAGCCTGGGTAATCCGGCTGGTGCGCTGCCTTACAGCATCATCCTGGACCGCAATGGCAAGCAGGTGGGCAGCCTGCTGGGCCGTCTGAACGAAAAGAACCTGGAAGACACGCTGCGTCACTTCCTGTAA
- a CDS encoding carbohydrate kinase family protein, giving the protein MSLLVCGALAYDTLFSFHGRFDSQILPDQLHKISTTFLAPTMRREFGGMAGNIAYSLTLLGEKPLVMGTVGEDFQPYRQHLLRAGVDDSHIRLIRKQYTAQCFGIADEDGNQLMAFHPGAMDFSVENHIADIRQPVELAILSPGGHRAFLQHSQELAAAGIPFIFDPGQELPLLSREEIHQIVELASYVTINDYESELMRERAGLTVEDLRRKVQAVVVTRGARGADLYVGADHIHLPRVEMPQPPLDPMGCGDAFRAGLMYGIRHQLDWQLTGRLANMIGAIKVTTAGCQNHFFDWEQLRALYQRAYGEVWPQH; this is encoded by the coding sequence ATGTCTCTCCTGGTATGCGGGGCGCTCGCCTACGATACGCTGTTCTCGTTTCACGGTCGATTCGACAGTCAGATTCTGCCCGATCAGCTGCACAAGATTTCCACCACTTTTCTGGCTCCCACCATGCGGCGCGAATTTGGCGGCATGGCGGGCAATATCGCCTACAGCCTCACCCTGCTGGGCGAAAAACCGCTGGTGATGGGTACGGTGGGCGAGGACTTCCAGCCCTACCGCCAGCACCTGCTCCGTGCCGGGGTGGATGACAGTCATATCCGGCTGATCCGCAAACAATACACCGCCCAGTGCTTCGGCATTGCCGATGAAGACGGCAACCAACTGATGGCTTTTCATCCGGGGGCGATGGATTTTTCTGTTGAAAACCACATCGCCGACATCCGGCAGCCGGTGGAGCTGGCCATCCTGTCGCCCGGTGGCCATCGTGCCTTCCTGCAGCATTCGCAAGAGCTGGCTGCCGCTGGTATTCCCTTCATCTTCGATCCGGGCCAGGAGTTGCCGCTGCTGTCGCGCGAGGAAATCCACCAGATTGTGGAGCTGGCCAGCTACGTCACCATCAACGACTACGAAAGCGAGCTGATGCGCGAACGCGCCGGGCTGACGGTGGAGGATTTGCGGCGCAAGGTGCAGGCGGTGGTGGTGACCCGCGGTGCGCGTGGGGCCGACCTCTACGTGGGGGCCGACCACATCCACCTGCCACGGGTGGAGATGCCCCAGCCGCCGCTAGACCCGATGGGCTGTGGCGATGCCTTCCGTGCCGGGCTGATGTACGGCATCCGCCATCAGCTGGACTGGCAACTCACCGGGCGTCTGGCCAATATGATCGGTGCCATCAAGGTGACTACCGCTGGTTGCCAGAACCACTTCTTCGACTGGGAACAACTGCGGGCGCTGTATCAGCGCGCCTATGGCGAAGTGTGGCCGCAGCATTGA
- a CDS encoding thioesterase II family protein yields MTMRPRRVVYAFPHAGGSAALYRVWQAQPWNDGLLVPVEMPGRGLRIRMPAMESLPELTAWLADKLCADLRERQAPGVAEWATFGHSFGGVLSVIVASEMNRRHGLTPRFSAVSASIAPGIQPDDARHLLSDEQILAMARADQGTPEAVLREPALASRVVAQLRCDYRLRRQFLAHRGLKVPQPLHLIGAEQDPHVSLAQLRAWEHHSEAGTALHTIPGDHFAIYRHWSRVRDILSS; encoded by the coding sequence ATGACAATGCGCCCTCGTCGCGTGGTATACGCCTTTCCACACGCCGGCGGCTCCGCCGCCCTGTATCGAGTCTGGCAGGCCCAACCCTGGAACGACGGCTTGCTGGTGCCGGTGGAAATGCCCGGCCGGGGTTTGCGCATCCGCATGCCGGCCATGGAAAGCCTGCCCGAACTGACCGCCTGGCTGGCCGACAAGCTATGCGCGGACCTGCGCGAGAGACAGGCACCGGGCGTGGCCGAGTGGGCAACCTTCGGCCATAGCTTCGGCGGCGTGCTCAGCGTGATCGTCGCCAGCGAAATGAACCGGCGCCATGGACTGACGCCACGTTTCAGCGCGGTGTCGGCCTCGATTGCGCCGGGCATCCAGCCGGACGATGCGAGGCATCTGCTCAGCGACGAACAGATCCTGGCCATGGCCAGGGCCGACCAAGGCACGCCGGAGGCGGTGCTGCGAGAGCCGGCGCTGGCCAGTCGGGTGGTAGCCCAGCTACGCTGCGATTACCGCCTGCGCCGGCAATTTTTGGCACACCGAGGGCTGAAAGTGCCGCAGCCACTTCACTTGATAGGTGCCGAGCAAGACCCTCATGTCAGCTTGGCGCAACTGCGCGCCTGGGAACATCACAGCGAGGCTGGCACCGCGCTGCACACCATACCCGGCGATCACTTCGCCATTTACCGGCATTGGTCGCGGGTACGCGACATTCTGTCGTCGTAG
- a CDS encoding MFS transporter, which translates to MSSPDGGAANAHAARQGRAFSTLTALRATLIFAISLVAVPLPNISSKPIFITGLLVFGAASAAAALSPSFLMLIAMRFVQRMGAFREAPAALSLLRGGCAEPAACSRAMASWGHVSVLGASASPVISGVIITWLSWRQIHSTAGGQRLRLVGAGRLAACLA; encoded by the coding sequence GTGAGTTCACCAGATGGCGGGGCGGCTAATGCCCATGCTGCACGGCAGGGCAGAGCTTTTTCCACATTAACCGCCCTGCGGGCAACGCTGATCTTTGCCATCAGCTTGGTAGCGGTGCCGCTGCCCAATATCAGCAGTAAGCCGATCTTCATCACGGGACTGTTGGTGTTTGGCGCAGCCTCAGCCGCCGCTGCATTGTCGCCCAGCTTCCTCATGCTGATCGCGATGCGCTTTGTGCAGCGCATGGGCGCGTTCAGGGAGGCTCCGGCTGCGCTGTCCTTGCTGCGCGGCGGCTGTGCGGAACCGGCGGCTTGCAGCCGCGCTATGGCGAGTTGGGGCCACGTTTCCGTACTTGGAGCCAGCGCCAGCCCGGTGATCTCCGGCGTGATCATCACCTGGCTGTCCTGGCGTCAGATTCATAGTACCGCTGGCGGTCAGCGTCTGCGCCTTGTTGGTGCCGGGCGTCTGGCTGCCTGCCTCGCCTGA